The Pan paniscus chromosome 15, NHGRI_mPanPan1-v2.0_pri, whole genome shotgun sequence genome includes a window with the following:
- the PSMC6 gene encoding 26S proteasome regulatory subunit 10B produces MAIPGIPYERRLLIMADPRDKALQDYRKKLLEHKEIDGRLKELREQLKELTKQYEKSENDLKALQSVGQIVGEVLKQLTEEKFIVKATNGPRYVVGCRRQLDKSKLKPGTRVALDMTTLTIMRYLPREVDPLVYNMSHEDPGNVSYSEIGGLSEQIRELREVIELPLTNPELFQRVGIIPPKGCLLYGPPGTGKTLLARAVASQLDCNFLKVVSSSIVDKYIGESARLIREMFNYARDHQPCIIFMDEIDAIGGRRFSEGTSADREIQRTLMELLNQMDGFDTLHRVKMIMATNRPDTLDPALLRPGRLDRKIHIDLPNEQARLDILKIHAGPITKHGEIDYEAIVKLSDGFNGADLRNVCTEAGMFAIRADHDFVVQEDFMKAVRKVADSKKLESKLDYKPV; encoded by the exons ATGGCCATTCCCGGCATCCCCTATGAGAGACGGCTTCTCATCATGGCGGACCCTAGAGATAAGGCGCTTCAGGACTACCGCAAGAAGTTGCTTGAACACAAGGAGATCGACGGCCGTCTTAAGGAGT TAAGGGAACAATTAAAAGAACTTACCAAGCAGTATGAAAAGTCTGAAAATGATCTGAAGGCCCTACAGAGTGTTGGGCAG atCGTGGGTGAAGTGCTTAAACagttaactgaagaaaaat TCATTGTTAAAGCTACCAATGGACCAAGATATGTTGTGGGTTGTCGTCGACAG CTTGACAAAAGTAAGCTGAAGCCAGGAACAAGAGTTGCTTTGGATATGACTACACTAACTATCATGAG ATATTTGCCGAGAGAGGTGGATCCACTGGTTTATAACATGTCTCATGAGGACCCTGGGAATGTTTCTTATTCTGAGATTGGAGGGCTATCAGAACAGATCCGGGAATTAAGAGAG GTGATAGAATTACCTCTTACAAACCCAGAGTTATTTCAGCGTGTAGGAATAATACCTCCAAAAGGCTGTTTGTTATATGGACCTCCAG GTACGGGAAAAACACTCTTGGCACGAGCCGTTGCTAGCCAGCTGGACTGCAATTTCTTAAAG GTTGTATCTAGTTCTATTGTAGACAAGTACATTGGTGAAAGTGCTCGTTTGATCAGAGAAATGTTTAATTATGCTAGAGATCATCAACCATGCATCATTTTTATGGATGAAATAGATGCTATTG GTGGTCGTCGGTTTTCTGAGGGTACTTCAGCTGACAGAGAGATTCAGAGAACGTTAATGGAG TTACTGAATCAAATGGATGGATTTGATACTCTGCATAGAGTTAAAATGATCATGGCTACAAACAGACCAGATACACTGGATCCTGCTTTGCTGCGTCCAGGAAGATTAGATAGAAAAATAC atattgaTTTGCCAAATGAACAAGCAAGATTAGACATACTGAAAATCCATGCAGGTCCCATTACAAAGCATGGTGAAATAG ATTATGAAGCAATTGTGAAGCTTTCGGATGGCTTTAATGGAGCAGATCTGAGAAATGTTTGTACTGAAGCAG GTATGTTCGCAATTCGTGCTGATCATGATTTTGTAGTACAGGAAGACTTCATGAAAGCAGTCAGAAAAGTGGCTGATTCTAAGAAGCTGGAGTCTAAATTGGACTACAAACCTGTGTAA